In the Methylomagnum ishizawai genome, GGGGTTTCGGCCAGCACCTCGGCGTGGACCTTCATCCGCTCGCGCAGGGCTTCCTCCGGCAGGTACACCACCGAGCTGACCGCGTGGCCCTGGTCCACCAATTGCTTGATGAGTCCCAGGCGGGTGAGGTCGGCGCGGGTGTAGCCGCGGCGGTTGTTGTCGGGGCAGCGGCGCGGGGTGATGGCGTTGTAGCGGCGCTCCCAGGCGCGGAGGGTGTCCGCCGGGATGCCGGTCAGCCGCGACACGGTGCCGATGCTGAAGATGGGTTCGTCGGTGGTTTGAATCATGGTCGGCTCCCCTGGCGGGTGGCGGAGGTGGCTCGGGGAGGCGGCGGCGTTTGGAACGCCACCGGACTTCCCTGTCTAACCGGAAGGCCCGGATTCGGTTCGCTTGGACATGCTACGCAAAGGTTTTGTCCATGACAACCTGTTGACAATAAATTTGCTCCGTGCCATAACATGTTCAAAACATCGGCAACGCGCACGACCGATTGAAAAAGACGCCTCCCGAGGGCGCGAGCGTGCGACGAACACCACCCAGTGAGGCCCAACCATGACGACCCGCGCCCTGCACGCCTATTACTCGACCCACGCCGCGCCCGGCCCGCACCACCTCGACACCCTGGCCGGCCTGATCGGTCTGGAGGCCAAGAACGGCAAGCGCAACCGCGACGCGCTCATCAAGGCCCACACGGCGTTGAAGGACGCGGGGTTCCTGGCGGATTTCGAGGTGATGGAGGATTCGGTGCGGGTGAAGTTCGGGAGCGGGTATGGCGGGCCGTTGGCGGGGCGGGAGGCGGTGCGGAGGCCGGGCCTGAGCCTATGAGCGGCGAACCGGGTTATTGTTACGTCGTCCTGTTCAGCAATGGATTCGCGAAGGGCGGGAAGTCTAAAGACATCTTCAGGCGTTACAAAGCCCACAAGGCGAATTCCGCAGCCTATGGCATTTCGGTTAGAAGAACTTTCTATACCGCCCCTCACTTCGCTTACGATGACACCGAAAAGCGGCTGCTTGCCGCGTTGTCCGAAGTAGCCGAAGGACGTGTCGGAGAATATTTCCAGGGGGTAACGGAAGACGCGGCCCTAAAGGCTATAAGCGCCCTCGGATTTGAAGTGAACTATATAGAAGAACGCATGCTTGGCCTGCCAAGGCACGTATTTGGTAAGTTATACAAAGACCGTGAACTATGGGGACAACCCATAGCGATATTTTTCTATTTGATGAGCAAGATGGATTCCGAAAACGAAGTTTCCATACGCCAAGTAGATATCGCTAGAGCCCTGGATATAGACAAGCATCAAACCTGCAAAGCTATAAAAAAGCTGGTCGATAAAAGTGTGATTCTAAAAAACCCAGCGCTTGGTAAGACAGTGGGTTATAAGTTCAACACTCAATATGGCTGGAAAGGCGAAGCAGGGAATGTATAAAAAACCCGGAAATCCAAGCCGGTTTTAAAACTGATCGACGGCGGGAAATCGCAGGCTCCCACCGCTCCATCCATGCCATAACCCAAAGCCGCGAACAACACCGCCCCGTCCACCCCACTCCGAGAGGAACCTTTTATGAAGGACATGATGAAGAACGTTCTCCTATGGGTGGTGATAGCCGTCGTCCTGCTATCGCTATTCAACGGCTACGGCAAACGCACCCAAGCCGACAACACCATCTCCTATTCCAACTTCATCGCCGCCGTGAACCAGGGCAACGTGAAGCAAGTCAGCATCGACGGCATGACCATCTCCGGCATGTTGGGCGACGGCGACCGCTTCACCACCTACAGCCCCGGCGACCCCCACCTCGTCGACGACCTGTTGAAGAACCACGTCGATATCAAGGTCACGGCCCCCGAACACCCCTCCTTCCTGATGCAGCTGTTCATCTCGGCCTTCCCGATGCTGCTGATGATCGGCGTGTGGGTCTACTTCATGCGCAGGATGCAGGGCGGCGCGGGCGGCGGGGCCATGGGCTTCGGCAAGAGCAAGGCCCGCTTGATCGAAGAGGACAAGATCAAGATCACCTTCGGCGATGTCGCGGGCTGCGACGAGGCCAAGGAAGACGTGCAGGAGATGGTCGACTTCCTCAAAGACCCCTCGAAGTTCCAGAAGCTCGGCGGCCAAATCCCCAAGGGCGCCTTGATGGTCGGCCCGCCCGGCACCGGCAAGACCCTGCTGGCCCGCGCCATCGCCGGCGAGGCCAAGGTGCCGTTCTTCTCGATCTCCGGCTCCGACTTCGTGGAAATGTTCGTGGGCGTGGGCGCTTCCCGCGTGCGCGACATGTTCGAGGAAGCCAAGAAGCGCGCCCCCTGCATCATCTTCATCGATGAAATCGACGCCGTGGGCCGCCAGCGCGGCGCGGGGCTGGGCGGTGGCCACGACGAACGCGAACAGACCTTGAACCAACTCCTGGTCGAGATGGACGGCTTCGTCGGCAACGAGGGCATCATCATCATCGCCGCCACCAACCGCCCGGACGTGCTGGACAAGGCCTTGCTGCGTCCCGGCCGCTTCGACCGCCAGATCACCGTCGGCCTCCCCGACGTGCGTGGCCGCCAGCAAATCCTCAAGGTCCACATGAAGAAGGTGCCGGTGTCCGACAACGTCGAAGTCGAATGGCTGGCCCGTGGCACGCCCGGCTTCTCCGGGGCCGACCTCGCCAACCTGGTGAACGAGGCCGCGCTGTTCTCCGCCCGCTCCAACAAGCGCGTGGTGGACATGGAATCCTTCGAGAAGGCCAAGGATAAGATCCTGATGGGCGCGGAACGCCGCACCGCCGTCATGAGCGAGGAAGAAAAGCTCCTGACCGCCTACCACGAAGCGGGACACGCCATCGTGGGCCGCTTGGTGCCGGAACACGATCCGGTCTACAAGGTCAGCATCATCCCGCGGGGCCGGGCGCTGGGCATCACCATGTTCCTGCCGGAGCGCGACGTGTACAGCGCCAGCAAGCAGAAGCTGGAAAGCCAGATTTCCAGCCTGTTCGGGGGCCGGGTGGCCGAGGAACTGACCGTGGGCCGCGAGCGCGTCACCACCGGGGCGCAGAACGACATCGAACGCGCCACCAACCTGGCCCGCAACATGGTCACGCGCTGGGGCCTGTCCGACCGCCTGGGGCCGCTGGCCTATAGCGAGGAGGAGGGCGAGGTGTTCCTGGGCCGTTCCGTGACCCAGCACAAGTCTGTCTCCGAGGAAACCGCGCATCTGATCGACGAGGAAATCCGCTCGGTGATCGACCGCAACTACGAGCGGGCCGAGCGCATCCTGCGGGAGAACATGGACAAGCTGGAGGCGATGGCCCAGGCGTTGATGACCTACGAGACCATCGACCGCCACCAGATCGACGACATCATGGAAGGCCGCACCCCCGGCGCTCCCGATGGCTGGAACAACGACCAGAAGCCCGGCGGCGGCGCGACCGAGATCAAGCCCGCCCGTGGCGGCAAGGGCGTGAACGACGGCGGGAGGCCGGCGACGCAGTTCTGATAAGGATTCCTTCGATGGACATGGAAAAGGCCGCGTGAGCGGCCTTTTTCGTGTTTGGGGGGAAATGGTCCTAAGCGGTTTTTCTTGGCCTTGGTAAGGCTACAACCCTGCGACCACCACGCCCTTGGGATGCTCGCTTATTAGCTTTCTCCAAAGCAATCCTTGCCGCATCTTCGCCAGCTTCCCGAATAATTGAGTCCATTCCACCAGATTCAGCTATCCGAACATTCCTTGCTGCACCGCCATAAAGCCATTGTCCGCTTTTCTCGTCAAAAAATGGGGTTGTCCAGCTATCCATTTTTAGCTCCGCAATATTAATCAGACCTATTAAACAAAACCGCTCGACCTTTGGGTTCTACACCTTGCGCTTCCACCCGTTCGGCACATCTTACGCTCTTACGGTTCTGTTCGCTACAAGATTTTTACCAAAAAAATACGATAGATTTTTTTTAAAACCATCGTAGACTAAGCAAACACATCAATAGAGAGGCGACTACGATGGGAAGACCAGCAGGTTCAAAAAATGCGACTCCAGCACAGCTCCGCGAACGCGCTAAAGCCCTGCTAAAGGAAGCCAAGCTTAAAGAGAGGATCGCTAAATTAAAGGAGAAGAACAGACAGCTTTCTGATGGCTAATATGCGCCGGATATAGGAAAGCGCATCGTTTATGCTCCTCGCCCACAAGATCGAACTCAGACCCACGCCGGAACAGGCGGAATACCTGGACCGCGCCTGCGGGTCGAGGCGGCATTGCTACAACCAACTCCTGGCGCATTTCAAACAGACGGGCGCGAAGTGGTCGAAGTGGGCGGCTTACCAATTCTATAT is a window encoding:
- the ftsH gene encoding ATP-dependent zinc metalloprotease FtsH, whose product is MKDMMKNVLLWVVIAVVLLSLFNGYGKRTQADNTISYSNFIAAVNQGNVKQVSIDGMTISGMLGDGDRFTTYSPGDPHLVDDLLKNHVDIKVTAPEHPSFLMQLFISAFPMLLMIGVWVYFMRRMQGGAGGGAMGFGKSKARLIEEDKIKITFGDVAGCDEAKEDVQEMVDFLKDPSKFQKLGGQIPKGALMVGPPGTGKTLLARAIAGEAKVPFFSISGSDFVEMFVGVGASRVRDMFEEAKKRAPCIIFIDEIDAVGRQRGAGLGGGHDEREQTLNQLLVEMDGFVGNEGIIIIAATNRPDVLDKALLRPGRFDRQITVGLPDVRGRQQILKVHMKKVPVSDNVEVEWLARGTPGFSGADLANLVNEAALFSARSNKRVVDMESFEKAKDKILMGAERRTAVMSEEEKLLTAYHEAGHAIVGRLVPEHDPVYKVSIIPRGRALGITMFLPERDVYSASKQKLESQISSLFGGRVAEELTVGRERVTTGAQNDIERATNLARNMVTRWGLSDRLGPLAYSEEEGEVFLGRSVTQHKSVSEETAHLIDEEIRSVIDRNYERAERILRENMDKLEAMAQALMTYETIDRHQIDDIMEGRTPGAPDGWNNDQKPGGGATEIKPARGGKGVNDGGRPATQF